A stretch of DNA from Pseudomonadota bacterium:
AACAAAAGAGGTTACGATCCTCAAATTCAATCCTGAAAAAGCCCTCAATGGCGATAGTTTGCATAACATGCTTCTGCAGGACATGGACAGGATTGTTTTACAATCTGTGCTCGGATATGCATATAAGAAATTAGTATCTGTTGACGGTGAAGTGCTAAAGCCAGGTACATACCAGTACGGCGAAAGCATGACAATAAAAGATTTGGTCTTCACAGCAGGCAATGTGCTTGATTCCGCCTATCTTGAAGAAGCTGATGTATCTTTTCAGATTATTGATGAAGGTAAAAGCGCAAGCCTTGAACACAGACGAATAAATCTCGGAAAGGCCTTGGAGGGGGATACAGAACACAATCTTGTGCTACAACCATACAGCAGGCTATTTGTTAAGCGGATTCCCCAGTGGAGGTCTGAGAACTTTGTTAATTTAACTGGAGAAGTCAAATTCCCTGGCAAATATATTATTAAAAAAGGAGAAACCCTGTCCAGTGTGATTGAACGAGCAGGAGGATACACCGATAAGGCGTACCTTAGGGGGGCTCAGTTTTTGCGAACCAGAGTAAGAGAACTCCAAAGAAAGACTCTCAATGAAGCAATCATCAGGCTTGAAAAAGAAATAATGGCGGAAAGCACCCTTCGTTTATCTACAGCCGTTTCTCCCGAGGAAGTTGCCGGTTTACAGGCACAGCAGCTCGGAACCCAAAAAATGGTTGATTCATTGAGGAAAACAGAAGTCATAGGAAGGACAACAATAAAGTTGGCGCATTTGCGGCTCTTGAAGGGCAGCGAATACGATATTGAACTTGAGGATGGCGATAGCCTGTATATACCATCCAAAAATAATATAGTTAATGTTTCCGGTGCTGTAATGGCACAGGGCAGTTACCTTTATTCAGATGCATTGAGCTTTAGGGACTATGTTGATAAGGCGGGAGGATATACAAGATATGCCGACGAAAAAAATATCTTTGTTCTCAAGGTTGATGGAAGCGCAATGAAGATTGCTGGAGGTTTCTTTAACTGGAATTCATCTAATTCACGATGGGAAGTCAAAGGTTTTGGTGATGAAATAAAGACTATCGAGCCAGGAGATACGATCGTTATCCCCGAGAAATTACAGGCTACGGCATGGCTGAGAGGTTTAAAGGATGTAACGCAGGTGCTTGCACAAGTGGGAATATTTGCAAGCTCACTCAACTACTTATTCAAGTAGCAAAAGGATAGATAGTTTATAATATTTTGACATAAAGAATTACCCCGCCCGTAAGCGGACGGGGTATCGTGATATTTGTACTGATTTTTGATTGTTTTATTTATTCCGGCCTTTTCCATTACCTTTTCCTCTATGGGGGTCTTTAACGGTTACACTATTGAATTCAAAATCACCACGTTTGAGGGCATGGAATTCAGGGGGTCCCGGTTTAATGCCAAGTTGTTTTGCAATATTTTATAATAACCTTGATGATGTATCAGTCCCTTTTCCAGCCTTTTGTGTTTACCAGACAGTGATCTGTTTCGTCGCAGACCCTGGTACCCTTACTGGCAGCTTCCTGTTTTGCAATCCCTTCGCAGTATTGCTTGTCTCTGTTGAAATCGGCAGTGGTTTTTCCAGGTTTCGTATAATAAGCAGTACAGCCTGTCATAAAAAACGTTAAAAATATTATCAGTAATATTGGTTTGACTTTTCCCTTATTAAAGTATGATTTTACTCTCATATGTCCTCCTTTTTTCTTTGCTAGTATAGTTTTAAAAGCATTGCAAGATAGCCGTACTTCCAGAAGACAATGCAGGATATAATCAGGAGAATTATCAGGATATACAGACCCCATGGTTTTTTCTTGTCGGCATAGGGATCAGCAAGAGATTTCTTAGCGCCTTCTGGCAATCTTGCTACATCAGTCAGCGATGTGCCGAACTTTATATTGATCTTTGCCCGTGCATTGACAGCCCACCCGCTTGCATCAAGTATAGGGCCAAGGTTACGTTTTTTCAGTTTGAGCCATGCGATAAGCATGGACGGGCCGGAGATAAGCAGCATAACACCTATAGCCACAAGGGGAAGTTGCCACCACGGCAAGCGTAAAAGCCCTGTTACAATCGAGGCTATAGCCGTTCCAATTGCACCAATGGCCAGACCTATGGCGGCAAATATACCGGCAAATCTGCCGGCATCAAAGGCCTTCTCGGCAGGAGGTTTCCCTGAAGCAGTTTGCATTCCTGATTGCATTGCCGATACAGCCATTCTGTCTTCCGATGCCTTTGAACGTGCAGCAGCAAGTTTCATCAGTTGTTCGCTGATCATTTTGCCGGCCTGTTTGTAGGGGGACCAGAATGCCTGTCTTATGCTGATGGGATGTTCGATGATCCGTGCAATTGTAGCATCCCAGTCCTGTCCTTTTCTGTCGTAAAAAACACCATTGCGTCCCACTATGAGCTGGTCAGAATCGCCTGCAGTAAAGGCAGCAGCAATGATCATCTTATCAGTTCCCCCGCGACGGATACAATTGCAATAGACAAGATACAAACGGCTTAAGCTCGACAAAACAACATGAGTAGCGATATCATCCACTTTAACACAGAGATCGCAACTCCTGCCGTCAAGATAGAGTGTCCCGGACTGGAAGACTGCCTTTGACCGATGGTCATAAAAATCACGGAAGGCAACAAAATTGTTGATCAGCGTATGTAAGTACCGGCAATAGCGGACAAGTTTGTCAACTGAAGAAATAGCGTTTGCTTCCGGTTCAAATGCTTTATCCCTTGCTATCAGCTCGTCAACAAGTTGCTTATAACTGCCATTTATTATTTCATTGATTCTCTCGATTCCAAGCTTCTCGACGGACGTCTCGGGTTTAGCGGAGTGCCAGTCTCTATAAGGGGTGAATCGGATGTTTATGTCATCCCATTCTTCTGCTGTTATACTGTTTTTGTCACCAAATACAGGCTCTACTACATTTTCTCTGAATCGCGTTATCAATTCAATCCATGCCGGATTTATTCCTTCTGTAAGAGGTAAATGCCTGTCAGGTTCT
This window harbors:
- a CDS encoding phage holin family protein, whose amino-acid sequence is MLSHTWRFFRTGGFDQVSIETGADLLSLQDLDQKLWAALSCPVKDLEFDLKTLEFVDSDHDGHIRAPEIIEAVTWAGSVLKDPEFLVKGSEGVPLSVINNETDEGRGLLSSARQILKNLGKGNTDVINIEDTNSEERIFAQMKFNGDGIITVESADDDAVRSVITDIINSLDADTDRSGNPGISQDKVDQFFNEIQAYSEWQKNSESDPSILILSDATENAFEALTAIKDKVNDYFTRCLLAKFDKRSAESLNPSDADYLRVAPQDLSVSSESFASFPVAIVEPDRHLPLTEGINPAWIELITRFRENVVEPVFGDKNSITAEEWDDINIRFTPYRDWHSAKPETSVEKLGIERINEIINGSYKQLVDELIARDKAFEPEANAISSVDKLVRYCRYLHTLINNFVAFRDFYDHRSKAVFQSGTLYLDGRSCDLCVKVDDIATHVVLSSLSRLYLVYCNCIRRGGTDKMIIAAAFTAGDSDQLIVGRNGVFYDRKGQDWDATIARIIEHPISIRQAFWSPYKQAGKMISEQLMKLAAARSKASEDRMAVSAMQSGMQTASGKPPAEKAFDAGRFAGIFAAIGLAIGAIGTAIASIVTGLLRLPWWQLPLVAIGVMLLISGPSMLIAWLKLKKRNLGPILDASGWAVNARAKINIKFGTSLTDVARLPEGAKKSLADPYADKKKPWGLYILIILLIISCIVFWKYGYLAMLLKLY